One window of Manihot esculenta cultivar AM560-2 chromosome 17, M.esculenta_v8, whole genome shotgun sequence genomic DNA carries:
- the LOC110604744 gene encoding sodium/hydrogen exchanger 7 isoform X4, which translates to MLQLAFPYNWSWKTSLLLGGLLSATDPVAVVALLKDLGASKKLSTIIEGESLMNDGTAIVVYQLFYRMVIGESSSWGGIAKFLVEVCLGAVGIGLAFGIASVLWLGYIFNDTVIEIALTLAVSYIAYFTAQEGAGVSGVLAVMTLGMFYSAAARAAFKGDGQQSLHHFWEMVAYIANTLIFILSGVVIAEGVLSSENIFHNHDSNNFGTLMQFFQVSFICSVEVMKVLRSHGFSLCLMNVKKLAFLRYQMTLVISVPGNSWGYLFLLYIYVQVSRLVVVGVLYPFLQYFGYGLDWKEATILVWSGLRGAVALSLSLSVKRTSDSSTCLTSEMGTLFVFFTGGIVFLTLIVNGSATQFILCLLDMDKLSAAKRRILEYTKYEMLNKALAAFGDLGDDEELGPADWPNVKRYIASLDNLEGCVDPKNATESENNLDPTNLEDIRVRLLNGVQSAYWRMLDEGRITQITANILMQSIDEAIDLAIGPLCDWKGLKANVHFPSYYRSCPRKLITYFIIGRLESACYICAAFLRAHRIARWQLHDFLGDNELASKVINESEAEGKEAREFLEDVRGTFPEVLRVLKTRQVTHSVLRHLINYVQSLGMVGLLEEKEMLHLHDAVQADLKRLLRDPPLVNIPKITDLISNHPLLGALPPTVCEPLVGSTKRTMKPRGSRLYKQGSKSTGVWLISNGVVKWSNNTRNRHSLHPTFTHGSTLGIYEVLARKPYICDMITDSVVLCFFVKSEKILSAAESDANVEDFMWKESAIILAKILLPQVFEEMSMQDLRTLVSERSMIYTHLGGEILEIPNNSIGFLLEGRVRTHGFQEELITSPAALLPPRRNQSFGNANGIHSIQNEEIDGAETASLSHQRSWYQVDEKVRMITFDMAAFEADRALLRRSSSLVPHTGDHPHKPLSREHGLMSWPENFYKSKLHQRNLISGVVSSLPARAMQLSIFGSMVDWEWRSQRSSSSLVNRSHSMPFSRTASLQGRPVVSVRSEGSTTLSKNLQVRRFSRYVLAPPPKRTDANESHALDDSSDESGDEDNHVIRIDSPSRLSFHLAP; encoded by the exons ATGCTGCAGCTTGCTTTTCCATATAACTGGAGCTGGAAAACATCATTGTTGCTGGGCGGACTTCTGAGTGCTACTGACCCTGTGGCTGTTGTTGCTTTGTTGAAAGATCTTGGTGCAAGCAAAAAATTGAGTACAATTATTGAAGGAGAGTCCTTGATGAATGATGG GACGGCAATTGTGGTCTATCAGTTATTTTATCGAATGGTCATTGGAGAAAGCTCCAGCTGGGGTGGGATAGCCAAATTTCTGGTAGAAGTCTGTCTTGGAGC TGTAGGCATTGGTCTTGCCTTTGGAATTGCATCTGTTCTGTGGCTTGGATATATTTTCAATGACACAGTGATAGAAATTGCATTGACACTTGCTGTGAGCTACATTGCTTACTTTACT GCGCAAGAGGGTGCTGGTGTTTCTGGTGTTTTGGCAGTGATGACTTTGGGAAT GTTTTACTCTGCAGCTGCTAGGGCTGCTTTCAAGGGTGATGGTCAACAAAGCTTGCATCACTTCTG GGAAATGGTTGCATATATTGCAAATACATTAATTTTCATCTTGAG TGGTGTTGTCATAGCTGAAGGTGTTCTTAgcagtgaaaatatttttcacaaccACG ATAGCAACAACTTTGGCACTTTGATGCAATTTTTTCAAGTTTCCTTTATCTGTAGCGTCGAAGTGATGAAAGTTCTACGGTCACATGGTTTCTCTCTCTGTTTAATGAATGTGAAGAAACTTGCTTTCTTAAGGTATCAGATGACACTTGTGATTTCTGTTCCAGGAAATTCATGGGGCTACCTATTTCTTCTATACATTTATGTGCAAGTATCTCGGTTAGTTGTAGTTGGAGTATTGTATCCATTTTTACAATATTTCGGCTATGGTTTAGATTGGAAGGAAGCAACTATTCTTGTTTGGTCAGGTTTACGGGGAGCTGTTGCGTTATCACTCTCACTATCTGTTAAG CGCACTAGTGACAGCTCAACATGTCTCACGTCTGAAATGGGAACTCTG TTTGTTTTCTTCACCGGTGGAATTGTATTTTTGACACTTATTGTGAATGGATCAGCTACACAGTTTATTTTGTGTCTTCTAGATATGGATAAGCTATCAGCTGccaag AGACGTATATTGGAATATACAAAGTATGAAATGTTGAACAAAGCACTAGCAGCCTTTGGTGACCTTGGAGATGATGAGGAACTTGGACCTGCTGACTGGCCAAATGTTAAAAGATATATTGCAAGCTTAGATAATTTGGAGGGATGTGTAGACCCTAAAAATGCTACTGAATCTGAAAATAATCTAGACCCAACAAATTTGGAGGATATTCGTGTACGCCTTCTAAATG GTGTCCAATCTGCTTACTGGAGAATGCTCGATGAGGGAAGAATAACGCAAATCACTGCAAATATTTTGATGCAATCCATAGATGAAGCAATTGACTTGGCTATTGGGCCTTTGTGTGATTGGAAAGGCTTAAAAGCTAATGTTCATTTCCCAAGTTATTACAGGTCTTGCCCACGGAAACTGATTACTTATTTCATCATAGGGAGATTGGAATCTGCTTGCTATATTTGTGCTGCATTTCTCCGTGCCCACAGAATTGCACGATGGCAACTGCATGACTTTTTAG GTGACAATGAACTTGCTTCTAAGGTTATTAATGAAAGTGAGGCAGAAGGAAAAGAAGCGAGAGAATTCTTAGAAGATGTTCGTGGTACATTTCCTGAG GTTTTGCGTGTTCTGAAAACTAGACAAGTAACTCATTCGGTGCTGAGACATTTAATCAATTATGTTCAAAGTCTGGGGATGGTTGGATTGTTGGAAGAAAAGGAGATGCTTCATCTTCATGATGCAGTCCAG GCAGACTTGAAAAGGCTTCTAAGGGATCCTCCTTTAGTAAATATTCCCAAAATAACCGATCTGATTAGCAACCATCCTTTGTTGGGGGCCCTTCCTCCTACAGTATGTGAACCGCTTGTAGGTTCCACCAAAAGAACAATGAAGCCACGTGGTTCACGCCTTTACAAACAAGGCTCCAAATCAACTGGAGTTTGGCTTATTTCTAATGGTGTTGTCAAG TGGAGTAACAACACAAGGAACAGGCACTCTCTGCACCCAACTTTTACACATGGGAGCACACTAGGCATATACGAAGTGTTAGCTAGGAAGCCTTACATCTGTGACATGATAACAGATTCTGTGGTTCTCTGCTTTTTTGTTAAAAGTGAGAAAATACTTTCAGCAGCAGAGTCAGATGCCAATGTGGAAGACTTCATGTGGAAG GAAAGTGCTATCATACTCGCCAAAATTTTGCTTCCTCAAGTATTTGAAGAAATGTCTATGCAAGATTTGAGAACTCTTGTTTCAGAAAGGTCAATGATATATACACACTTAGGGGGAGAAATACTTGAAATACCTAATAATTCAATTGGCTTTCTCTTAGAAGGACGTGTAAGAACCCATGGTTTTCAAGAAGAATTGATTACATCACCTGCTGCACTATTGCCTCCACGGAGAAATCAGAGCTTTGGAAATGCAAATGGAATTCATAGCATCCAAAATGAAGAAATTGATG GTGCCGAGACAGCCAGCTTATCTCATCAAAGATCCTGGTATCAAGTTGATGAGAAAGTGAGAATGATAACTTTTGACATGGCAGCTTTTGAGGCAGATAGGGCTCTGCTGAGAAGGTCatcttctttggtaccacataCAGGTGATCATCCCCATAAACCTCTAAGCAGAGAGCATGGTCTTATGAGTTGGCCTGAAAATTTTTACAAGTCAAAACTGCACCAACGGAATCTTATAAGTGGAGTAGTAAGTAGCTTGCCTGCAAGAGCAATGCAGCTGAGCATTTTTGGCAGCATG GTTGACTGGGAATGGCGTAGCCAACGTTCTTCAAGCAGTCTAGTCAATCGATCCCATAGCATGCCATTCTCAAGAACTGCATCACTTCAAGGTCGTCCTGTAGTTTCTGTCAGATCAGAAGGATCTACTACTTTAAGCAAGAACCTTCAAGTGCGAAGGTTTTCACGGTATGTTCTTGCTCCACCACCAAAGAGGACAGACGCAAATGAGAGCCATGCCTTGGATGATTCCAGTGACGAATCTGGTGATGAAGACAATCACGTTATAAGAATTGACTCACCAAGTAGGCTTTCTTTTCACTTGGCTCCTTAA
- the LOC110604744 gene encoding sodium/hydrogen exchanger 7 isoform X6, which produces MNDGTAIVVYQLFYRMVIGESSSWGGIAKFLVEVCLGAVGIGLAFGIASVLWLGYIFNDTVIEIALTLAVSYIAYFTAQEGAGVSGVLAVMTLGMFYSAAARAAFKGDGQQSLHHFWEMVAYIANTLIFILSGVVIAEGVLSSENIFHNHDSNNFGTLMQFFQVSFICSVEVMKVLRSHGFSLCLMNVKKLAFLRYQMTLVISVPGNSWGYLFLLYIYVQVSRLVVVGVLYPFLQYFGYGLDWKEATILVWSGLRGAVALSLSLSVKRTSDSSTCLTSEMGTLFVFFTGGIVFLTLIVNGSATQFILCLLDMDKLSAAKRRILEYTKYEMLNKALAAFGDLGDDEELGPADWPNVKRYIASLDNLEGCVDPKNATESENNLDPTNLEDIRVRLLNGVQSAYWRMLDEGRITQITANILMQSIDEAIDLAIGPLCDWKGLKANVHFPSYYRSCPRKLITYFIIGRLESACYICAAFLRAHRIARWQLHDFLGDNELASKVINESEAEGKEAREFLEDVRGTFPEVLRVLKTRQVTHSVLRHLINYVQSLGMVGLLEEKEMLHLHDAVQADLKRLLRDPPLVNIPKITDLISNHPLLGALPPTVCEPLVGSTKRTMKPRGSRLYKQGSKSTGVWLISNGVVKWSNNTRNRHSLHPTFTHGSTLGIYEVLARKPYICDMITDSVVLCFFVKSEKILSAAESDANVEDFMWKESAIILAKILLPQVFEEMSMQDLRTLVSERSMIYTHLGGEILEIPNNSIGFLLEGRVRTHGFQEELITSPAALLPPRRNQSFGNANGIHSIQNEEIDGAETASLSHQRSWYQVDEKVRMITFDMAAFEADRALLRRSSSLVPHTGDHPHKPLSREHGLMSWPENFYKSKLHQRNLISGVVSSLPARAMQLSIFGSMVDWEWRSQRSSSSLVNRSHSMPFSRTASLQGRPVVSVRSEGSTTLSKNLQVRRFSRYVLAPPPKRTDANESHALDDSSDESGDEDNHVIRIDSPSRLSFHLAP; this is translated from the exons ATGAATGATGG GACGGCAATTGTGGTCTATCAGTTATTTTATCGAATGGTCATTGGAGAAAGCTCCAGCTGGGGTGGGATAGCCAAATTTCTGGTAGAAGTCTGTCTTGGAGC TGTAGGCATTGGTCTTGCCTTTGGAATTGCATCTGTTCTGTGGCTTGGATATATTTTCAATGACACAGTGATAGAAATTGCATTGACACTTGCTGTGAGCTACATTGCTTACTTTACT GCGCAAGAGGGTGCTGGTGTTTCTGGTGTTTTGGCAGTGATGACTTTGGGAAT GTTTTACTCTGCAGCTGCTAGGGCTGCTTTCAAGGGTGATGGTCAACAAAGCTTGCATCACTTCTG GGAAATGGTTGCATATATTGCAAATACATTAATTTTCATCTTGAG TGGTGTTGTCATAGCTGAAGGTGTTCTTAgcagtgaaaatatttttcacaaccACG ATAGCAACAACTTTGGCACTTTGATGCAATTTTTTCAAGTTTCCTTTATCTGTAGCGTCGAAGTGATGAAAGTTCTACGGTCACATGGTTTCTCTCTCTGTTTAATGAATGTGAAGAAACTTGCTTTCTTAAGGTATCAGATGACACTTGTGATTTCTGTTCCAGGAAATTCATGGGGCTACCTATTTCTTCTATACATTTATGTGCAAGTATCTCGGTTAGTTGTAGTTGGAGTATTGTATCCATTTTTACAATATTTCGGCTATGGTTTAGATTGGAAGGAAGCAACTATTCTTGTTTGGTCAGGTTTACGGGGAGCTGTTGCGTTATCACTCTCACTATCTGTTAAG CGCACTAGTGACAGCTCAACATGTCTCACGTCTGAAATGGGAACTCTG TTTGTTTTCTTCACCGGTGGAATTGTATTTTTGACACTTATTGTGAATGGATCAGCTACACAGTTTATTTTGTGTCTTCTAGATATGGATAAGCTATCAGCTGccaag AGACGTATATTGGAATATACAAAGTATGAAATGTTGAACAAAGCACTAGCAGCCTTTGGTGACCTTGGAGATGATGAGGAACTTGGACCTGCTGACTGGCCAAATGTTAAAAGATATATTGCAAGCTTAGATAATTTGGAGGGATGTGTAGACCCTAAAAATGCTACTGAATCTGAAAATAATCTAGACCCAACAAATTTGGAGGATATTCGTGTACGCCTTCTAAATG GTGTCCAATCTGCTTACTGGAGAATGCTCGATGAGGGAAGAATAACGCAAATCACTGCAAATATTTTGATGCAATCCATAGATGAAGCAATTGACTTGGCTATTGGGCCTTTGTGTGATTGGAAAGGCTTAAAAGCTAATGTTCATTTCCCAAGTTATTACAGGTCTTGCCCACGGAAACTGATTACTTATTTCATCATAGGGAGATTGGAATCTGCTTGCTATATTTGTGCTGCATTTCTCCGTGCCCACAGAATTGCACGATGGCAACTGCATGACTTTTTAG GTGACAATGAACTTGCTTCTAAGGTTATTAATGAAAGTGAGGCAGAAGGAAAAGAAGCGAGAGAATTCTTAGAAGATGTTCGTGGTACATTTCCTGAG GTTTTGCGTGTTCTGAAAACTAGACAAGTAACTCATTCGGTGCTGAGACATTTAATCAATTATGTTCAAAGTCTGGGGATGGTTGGATTGTTGGAAGAAAAGGAGATGCTTCATCTTCATGATGCAGTCCAG GCAGACTTGAAAAGGCTTCTAAGGGATCCTCCTTTAGTAAATATTCCCAAAATAACCGATCTGATTAGCAACCATCCTTTGTTGGGGGCCCTTCCTCCTACAGTATGTGAACCGCTTGTAGGTTCCACCAAAAGAACAATGAAGCCACGTGGTTCACGCCTTTACAAACAAGGCTCCAAATCAACTGGAGTTTGGCTTATTTCTAATGGTGTTGTCAAG TGGAGTAACAACACAAGGAACAGGCACTCTCTGCACCCAACTTTTACACATGGGAGCACACTAGGCATATACGAAGTGTTAGCTAGGAAGCCTTACATCTGTGACATGATAACAGATTCTGTGGTTCTCTGCTTTTTTGTTAAAAGTGAGAAAATACTTTCAGCAGCAGAGTCAGATGCCAATGTGGAAGACTTCATGTGGAAG GAAAGTGCTATCATACTCGCCAAAATTTTGCTTCCTCAAGTATTTGAAGAAATGTCTATGCAAGATTTGAGAACTCTTGTTTCAGAAAGGTCAATGATATATACACACTTAGGGGGAGAAATACTTGAAATACCTAATAATTCAATTGGCTTTCTCTTAGAAGGACGTGTAAGAACCCATGGTTTTCAAGAAGAATTGATTACATCACCTGCTGCACTATTGCCTCCACGGAGAAATCAGAGCTTTGGAAATGCAAATGGAATTCATAGCATCCAAAATGAAGAAATTGATG GTGCCGAGACAGCCAGCTTATCTCATCAAAGATCCTGGTATCAAGTTGATGAGAAAGTGAGAATGATAACTTTTGACATGGCAGCTTTTGAGGCAGATAGGGCTCTGCTGAGAAGGTCatcttctttggtaccacataCAGGTGATCATCCCCATAAACCTCTAAGCAGAGAGCATGGTCTTATGAGTTGGCCTGAAAATTTTTACAAGTCAAAACTGCACCAACGGAATCTTATAAGTGGAGTAGTAAGTAGCTTGCCTGCAAGAGCAATGCAGCTGAGCATTTTTGGCAGCATG GTTGACTGGGAATGGCGTAGCCAACGTTCTTCAAGCAGTCTAGTCAATCGATCCCATAGCATGCCATTCTCAAGAACTGCATCACTTCAAGGTCGTCCTGTAGTTTCTGTCAGATCAGAAGGATCTACTACTTTAAGCAAGAACCTTCAAGTGCGAAGGTTTTCACGGTATGTTCTTGCTCCACCACCAAAGAGGACAGACGCAAATGAGAGCCATGCCTTGGATGATTCCAGTGACGAATCTGGTGATGAAGACAATCACGTTATAAGAATTGACTCACCAAGTAGGCTTTCTTTTCACTTGGCTCCTTAA
- the LOC110604744 gene encoding sodium/hydrogen exchanger 8 isoform X3: protein MATLIEGQFPYRILAQKTSSSSSENANPADAVIFFGLCLVLGIASRHLLRGTRVPYTVALLVIGIALGSLEYGTSHRLGKIGDSIRIWAHIDPDLLLAVFLPALLFESSFSMEMHQIKRCMAQMLLLAGPGVLISTFCLGSALKLAFPYNWSWKTSLLLGGLLSATDPVAVVALLKDLGASKKLSTIIEGESLMNDGTAIVVYQLFYRMVIGESSSWGGIAKFLVEVCLGAVGIGLAFGIASVLWLGYIFNDTVIEIALTLAVSYIAYFTAQEGAGVSGVLAVMTLGMFYSAAARAAFKGDGQQSLHHFWEMVAYIANTLIFILSGVVIAEGVLSSENIFHNHGNSWGYLFLLYIYVQVSRLVVVGVLYPFLQYFGYGLDWKEATILVWSGLRGAVALSLSLSVKRTSDSSTCLTSEMGTLFVFFTGGIVFLTLIVNGSATQFILCLLDMDKLSAAKRRILEYTKYEMLNKALAAFGDLGDDEELGPADWPNVKRYIASLDNLEGCVDPKNATESENNLDPTNLEDIRVRLLNGVQSAYWRMLDEGRITQITANILMQSIDEAIDLAIGPLCDWKGLKANVHFPSYYRSCPRKLITYFIIGRLESACYICAAFLRAHRIARWQLHDFLGDNELASKVINESEAEGKEAREFLEDVRGTFPEVLRVLKTRQVTHSVLRHLINYVQSLGMVGLLEEKEMLHLHDAVQADLKRLLRDPPLVNIPKITDLISNHPLLGALPPTVCEPLVGSTKRTMKPRGSRLYKQGSKSTGVWLISNGVVKWSNNTRNRHSLHPTFTHGSTLGIYEVLARKPYICDMITDSVVLCFFVKSEKILSAAESDANVEDFMWKESAIILAKILLPQVFEEMSMQDLRTLVSERSMIYTHLGGEILEIPNNSIGFLLEGRVRTHGFQEELITSPAALLPPRRNQSFGNANGIHSIQNEEIDGAETASLSHQRSWYQVDEKVRMITFDMAAFEADRALLRRSSSLVPHTGDHPHKPLSREHGLMSWPENFYKSKLHQRNLISGVVSSLPARAMQLSIFGSMVDWEWRSQRSSSSLVNRSHSMPFSRTASLQGRPVVSVRSEGSTTLSKNLQVRRFSRYVLAPPPKRTDANESHALDDSSDESGDEDNHVIRIDSPSRLSFHLAP, encoded by the exons ATGGCCACCCTGATTGAGGGCCAGTTTCCGTATAGAATTTTGGCTCAGaagacttcttcttcttcttctgagaATGCTAATCCAGCAGACGCCGTCATTTTCTTTGGGTTATGTTTGGTTCTTGGGATTGCTTCCAGGCATTTACTGCGTGGAACTAGAGTTCCTTACACTGTTGCTCTGCTCGTCATTGGCATTGCTCTTGGATCCTTAG AATATGGTACAAGTCATCGATTGGGAAAGATTGGGGACAGCATTCGCATTT GGGCACATATTGATCCTGACCTTTTATTGGCTGTTTTCCTTCCTGCTCTTCTTTTTGAGAGTTCTTTTTCAATGGAAATGCACCAAATCAAG AGATGTATGGCACAAATGCTTCTACTTGCTGGTCCAGGAGTGCTTATCTCAACATTCTGTCTTGGATCTGCTCTGAAG CTTGCTTTTCCATATAACTGGAGCTGGAAAACATCATTGTTGCTGGGCGGACTTCTGAGTGCTACTGACCCTGTGGCTGTTGTTGCTTTGTTGAAAGATCTTGGTGCAAGCAAAAAATTGAGTACAATTATTGAAGGAGAGTCCTTGATGAATGATGG GACGGCAATTGTGGTCTATCAGTTATTTTATCGAATGGTCATTGGAGAAAGCTCCAGCTGGGGTGGGATAGCCAAATTTCTGGTAGAAGTCTGTCTTGGAGC TGTAGGCATTGGTCTTGCCTTTGGAATTGCATCTGTTCTGTGGCTTGGATATATTTTCAATGACACAGTGATAGAAATTGCATTGACACTTGCTGTGAGCTACATTGCTTACTTTACT GCGCAAGAGGGTGCTGGTGTTTCTGGTGTTTTGGCAGTGATGACTTTGGGAAT GTTTTACTCTGCAGCTGCTAGGGCTGCTTTCAAGGGTGATGGTCAACAAAGCTTGCATCACTTCTG GGAAATGGTTGCATATATTGCAAATACATTAATTTTCATCTTGAG TGGTGTTGTCATAGCTGAAGGTGTTCTTAgcagtgaaaatatttttcacaaccACG GAAATTCATGGGGCTACCTATTTCTTCTATACATTTATGTGCAAGTATCTCGGTTAGTTGTAGTTGGAGTATTGTATCCATTTTTACAATATTTCGGCTATGGTTTAGATTGGAAGGAAGCAACTATTCTTGTTTGGTCAGGTTTACGGGGAGCTGTTGCGTTATCACTCTCACTATCTGTTAAG CGCACTAGTGACAGCTCAACATGTCTCACGTCTGAAATGGGAACTCTG TTTGTTTTCTTCACCGGTGGAATTGTATTTTTGACACTTATTGTGAATGGATCAGCTACACAGTTTATTTTGTGTCTTCTAGATATGGATAAGCTATCAGCTGccaag AGACGTATATTGGAATATACAAAGTATGAAATGTTGAACAAAGCACTAGCAGCCTTTGGTGACCTTGGAGATGATGAGGAACTTGGACCTGCTGACTGGCCAAATGTTAAAAGATATATTGCAAGCTTAGATAATTTGGAGGGATGTGTAGACCCTAAAAATGCTACTGAATCTGAAAATAATCTAGACCCAACAAATTTGGAGGATATTCGTGTACGCCTTCTAAATG GTGTCCAATCTGCTTACTGGAGAATGCTCGATGAGGGAAGAATAACGCAAATCACTGCAAATATTTTGATGCAATCCATAGATGAAGCAATTGACTTGGCTATTGGGCCTTTGTGTGATTGGAAAGGCTTAAAAGCTAATGTTCATTTCCCAAGTTATTACAGGTCTTGCCCACGGAAACTGATTACTTATTTCATCATAGGGAGATTGGAATCTGCTTGCTATATTTGTGCTGCATTTCTCCGTGCCCACAGAATTGCACGATGGCAACTGCATGACTTTTTAG GTGACAATGAACTTGCTTCTAAGGTTATTAATGAAAGTGAGGCAGAAGGAAAAGAAGCGAGAGAATTCTTAGAAGATGTTCGTGGTACATTTCCTGAG GTTTTGCGTGTTCTGAAAACTAGACAAGTAACTCATTCGGTGCTGAGACATTTAATCAATTATGTTCAAAGTCTGGGGATGGTTGGATTGTTGGAAGAAAAGGAGATGCTTCATCTTCATGATGCAGTCCAG GCAGACTTGAAAAGGCTTCTAAGGGATCCTCCTTTAGTAAATATTCCCAAAATAACCGATCTGATTAGCAACCATCCTTTGTTGGGGGCCCTTCCTCCTACAGTATGTGAACCGCTTGTAGGTTCCACCAAAAGAACAATGAAGCCACGTGGTTCACGCCTTTACAAACAAGGCTCCAAATCAACTGGAGTTTGGCTTATTTCTAATGGTGTTGTCAAG TGGAGTAACAACACAAGGAACAGGCACTCTCTGCACCCAACTTTTACACATGGGAGCACACTAGGCATATACGAAGTGTTAGCTAGGAAGCCTTACATCTGTGACATGATAACAGATTCTGTGGTTCTCTGCTTTTTTGTTAAAAGTGAGAAAATACTTTCAGCAGCAGAGTCAGATGCCAATGTGGAAGACTTCATGTGGAAG GAAAGTGCTATCATACTCGCCAAAATTTTGCTTCCTCAAGTATTTGAAGAAATGTCTATGCAAGATTTGAGAACTCTTGTTTCAGAAAGGTCAATGATATATACACACTTAGGGGGAGAAATACTTGAAATACCTAATAATTCAATTGGCTTTCTCTTAGAAGGACGTGTAAGAACCCATGGTTTTCAAGAAGAATTGATTACATCACCTGCTGCACTATTGCCTCCACGGAGAAATCAGAGCTTTGGAAATGCAAATGGAATTCATAGCATCCAAAATGAAGAAATTGATG GTGCCGAGACAGCCAGCTTATCTCATCAAAGATCCTGGTATCAAGTTGATGAGAAAGTGAGAATGATAACTTTTGACATGGCAGCTTTTGAGGCAGATAGGGCTCTGCTGAGAAGGTCatcttctttggtaccacataCAGGTGATCATCCCCATAAACCTCTAAGCAGAGAGCATGGTCTTATGAGTTGGCCTGAAAATTTTTACAAGTCAAAACTGCACCAACGGAATCTTATAAGTGGAGTAGTAAGTAGCTTGCCTGCAAGAGCAATGCAGCTGAGCATTTTTGGCAGCATG GTTGACTGGGAATGGCGTAGCCAACGTTCTTCAAGCAGTCTAGTCAATCGATCCCATAGCATGCCATTCTCAAGAACTGCATCACTTCAAGGTCGTCCTGTAGTTTCTGTCAGATCAGAAGGATCTACTACTTTAAGCAAGAACCTTCAAGTGCGAAGGTTTTCACGGTATGTTCTTGCTCCACCACCAAAGAGGACAGACGCAAATGAGAGCCATGCCTTGGATGATTCCAGTGACGAATCTGGTGATGAAGACAATCACGTTATAAGAATTGACTCACCAAGTAGGCTTTCTTTTCACTTGGCTCCTTAA